In Methanomicrobium antiquum, one DNA window encodes the following:
- a CDS encoding DUF1616 domain-containing protein, whose translation MPDDIYDTITDAFSPEYLFKDLVAVFFWLILAVVFIYVPFLNETFLRVLFALPVVLFIPGYSLIAALFPSNEDIDGIERTALSFGLSIAVVPLIGLFLNYTPFGIRLDPIVISLAIFTTAMLVIAQYRRFLQPEEKRFRLPLKEMISEANSELFSKDQTKTDKILSVVLIISIIAAIATTVFVIVVPKEGEKFTEFYILGEKGMAADYPTKFAAGEMQDLIIGVGNHEYRDVNYFIETYAVSQVFDEKTNTSSVLGMVLLDRITKTVSNNKTEEILYQFEFPSSKYNKLQLLLFADDCPPDDITGFDRINASYRDLHLWVDVREPLG comes from the coding sequence GTGCCCGATGATATATACGATACAATAACAGATGCTTTTTCTCCTGAATATTTGTTTAAAGATTTGGTTGCAGTCTTTTTCTGGCTGATATTAGCTGTAGTCTTCATATATGTACCCTTTCTGAATGAGACATTTCTAAGAGTTTTATTCGCACTCCCGGTTGTCTTATTCATACCGGGCTACTCATTGATTGCGGCGCTTTTTCCATCAAATGAAGACATAGACGGAATTGAACGAACCGCACTCTCGTTTGGATTATCAATTGCAGTAGTTCCACTAATAGGGCTTTTTTTAAACTACACACCATTTGGGATACGACTTGACCCTATTGTAATATCGCTTGCAATTTTCACAACGGCAATGCTTGTAATTGCGCAATACAGGCGTTTTTTACAGCCTGAAGAGAAAAGATTCAGATTACCCCTAAAAGAGATGATTTCTGAGGCAAATTCAGAACTGTTCTCAAAAGACCAGACAAAAACAGATAAAATCCTTTCAGTTGTTCTGATAATCTCAATAATTGCCGCAATTGCAACAACTGTTTTTGTAATAGTTGTTCCAAAAGAAGGAGAAAAATTCACTGAGTTTTATATCCTTGGAGAAAAAGGTATGGCCGCTGATTACCCGACAAAATTTGCCGCCGGTGAAATGCAGGATTTAATAATCGGAGTTGGAAATCACGAATACAGAGATGTTAATTATTTCATAGAAACCTATGCTGTATCACAGGTTTTTGATGAAAAAACAAACACATCATCTGTTTTAGGAATGGTTCTCCTGGACAGAATAACAAAAACAGTTTCGAACAACAAAACAGAGGAGATTTTATATCAGTTTGAATTTCCCTCATCCAAATACAATAAACTCCAGCTTTTGCTTTTCGCAGATGATTGTCCCCCGGATGATATAACAGGGTTTGACAGAATCAATGCAAGCTATCGCGATCTTCATCTCTGGGTTGATGTGAGAGAGCCTTTAGGATAA
- a CDS encoding 5,10-methylenetetrahydromethanopterin reductase, whose amino-acid sequence MSYGIEFVPGNISVKEVVKYCKLAEQKDIDFAWITNHYNNRHCYPTLAAIAQATDSIKMGPGIMNTFTDTPAAIASFMCTLNEISDGRAVLGIGPGDLSTLPKLAIDPVKPVARLKEGVQQIKALCTGEEVKKSGNMDFFDYDGAKLTGVQLPAKKKQIPVYIGAQGPKMLQLAGEIGEGALINASNSKDFEVAIPLIKEACDKIDDKKFKKFDVGAYTAMSIDQSEKKARNAAKIVAAFIAAGSPPALLDRHGLDQANVGKIKDALSRFDFGAVGGLVGDAEIDAFTIAGTPEMVKEKCENLTKAGVTQIIFGSPLGPDMTNSIRLLGKYII is encoded by the coding sequence TTGAGTTATGGAATAGAATTTGTGCCAGGAAATATTTCCGTTAAGGAAGTAGTAAAATACTGTAAACTTGCAGAGCAGAAAGATATTGACTTTGCATGGATTACAAACCACTATAACAACCGCCACTGCTACCCGACACTTGCAGCAATTGCTCAGGCAACTGACAGCATCAAGATGGGACCGGGTATCATGAACACATTTACTGACACTCCTGCAGCGATTGCATCATTTATGTGCACACTCAATGAGATTTCAGACGGACGTGCAGTCCTCGGTATTGGTCCGGGTGATCTGTCAACACTTCCAAAACTTGCAATTGATCCGGTAAAACCTGTTGCACGCTTAAAAGAGGGTGTACAGCAGATAAAGGCACTTTGCACAGGTGAGGAAGTAAAGAAGTCCGGAAACATGGATTTCTTCGACTATGACGGAGCTAAACTTACCGGTGTCCAGCTTCCTGCAAAGAAGAAGCAGATTCCTGTATACATTGGTGCACAGGGACCAAAGATGCTTCAGCTTGCCGGAGAAATCGGTGAGGGAGCACTTATCAACGCTTCAAACTCCAAGGACTTTGAAGTAGCAATTCCACTTATCAAAGAGGCATGCGACAAAATAGACGACAAGAAATTCAAGAAATTCGATGTCGGTGCATACACTGCAATGTCAATTGACCAGAGCGAAAAGAAGGCACGCAATGCGGCAAAGATTGTTGCGGCATTCATTGCGGCAGGTTCACCACCCGCACTTCTTGACCGCCACGGACTTGACCAGGCAAATGTTGGTAAGATTAAAGATGCACTTTCACGCTTTGACTTTGGTGCAGTCGGCGGCCTTGTCGGCGATGCTGAAATCGATGCATTTACAATTGCAGGAACACCTGAGATGGTAAAAGAGAAATGTGAAAACCTTACAAAAGCAGGCGTTACACAGATTATCTTTGGTTCACCTCTTGGTCCTGACATGACAAACTCAATCCGTCTTCTTGGAAAATACATAATCTAA
- a CDS encoding galactose-1-phosphate uridylyltransferase — MFSESVIRLENNNLYGSSDNYKNHLINFRCETLTGFKSRISPARAKREIDCRSDNTSFEQGKINACPFCPERIYSETPVFAGNKRIEIGESVTFPNLFPFSKTHVVTVITKEHSPCSFTKRQIEDALQAQYMALKDTAGYPSVNWNNLSSAGASMIHPHMQGISDDSPSYVTGVYIKKSREYFLKNNKNYWDILSCCEVNSERYLFGDEIVWSANPVPFGEKEIRGYMPVSKICDFSEYVDLLSSDILKIIDYYKKSGHFAYNMTIRFGKKDSDESFKAFVSVIARINPNPDSTSDSAYMERLNFEPVVLTIPEEIGADYRHKCR, encoded by the coding sequence ATGTTTTCAGAATCAGTAATCCGTCTTGAAAATAATAATCTGTATGGCAGTTCTGATAATTATAAAAATCATCTGATAAACTTTCGGTGCGAAACTCTGACAGGCTTTAAATCAAGAATAAGCCCTGCAAGAGCAAAAAGAGAGATTGACTGCAGATCTGATAACACCTCTTTTGAGCAAGGAAAAATTAATGCATGTCCTTTTTGTCCTGAAAGGATATACTCTGAGACTCCTGTTTTTGCCGGCAATAAAAGAATTGAAATTGGTGAAAGTGTGACTTTTCCCAATCTGTTTCCTTTTTCAAAGACTCATGTTGTTACTGTAATTACAAAAGAACATTCTCCCTGTTCATTTACCAAAAGGCAGATTGAAGATGCCCTGCAGGCTCAGTATATGGCGCTAAAAGATACAGCAGGCTATCCCTCTGTCAACTGGAATAATTTATCATCCGCCGGTGCAAGTATGATTCATCCCCACATGCAGGGAATCTCTGATGATAGTCCTTCATATGTAACAGGAGTTTACATAAAAAAAAGCAGGGAATATTTTTTGAAGAATAACAAAAATTACTGGGATATATTATCCTGTTGTGAGGTAAATTCGGAAAGGTATCTTTTCGGTGATGAGATAGTATGGTCTGCAAATCCTGTCCCTTTTGGAGAAAAAGAGATAAGAGGCTATATGCCGGTTTCTAAGATTTGTGATTTTTCTGAGTATGTAGATCTTTTATCATCTGATATTTTAAAGATCATTGATTACTACAAAAAATCCGGGCATTTTGCATACAATATGACGATTCGTTTCGGCAAAAAAGATTCAGATGAATCATTTAAGGCATTTGTATCAGTTATTGCAAGGATTAACCCAAACCCTGATTCCACATCCGATTCTGCGTATATGGAGAGGCTTAATTTTGAACCTGTTGTTTTGACAATTCCGGAAGAAATTGGTGCTGATTACAGACATAAATGTAGATAA
- a CDS encoding F420-dependent methylenetetrahydromethanopterin dehydrogenase: MVVKVGIAKLGNIASGVMAELLLDERADREDMQSFMATSGTKLQPEDIDRVVDNMKAWAPDFCIVVSPNGVLPGPKGAREALAAAGIPCVVITDDITTKKDDFAALKESSFGYIIMKADSMIGARREFLDPVEMSDYNGNLVKVLTITGAFRKLQLAIDAVIDQVKAGKKGAELELPKIVMTSDKAVVDEFSNPYAYAKARAAYEIAQAVAGVNVKGCFMTKGHENYTPIVASAHEMMRSAMLLCEEAREIEKGCDGVIRRPHKSDGEIVKKTELISKPW, from the coding sequence ATGGTAGTTAAAGTAGGAATTGCAAAACTTGGAAATATAGCAAGTGGTGTTATGGCAGAACTGCTCCTCGATGAGCGTGCAGACCGTGAAGACATGCAGTCATTCATGGCAACAAGCGGAACAAAACTTCAGCCTGAAGATATTGACCGTGTTGTTGACAACATGAAAGCATGGGCTCCTGACTTTTGTATTGTTGTTTCACCAAACGGCGTTCTTCCAGGACCAAAGGGTGCACGTGAGGCACTTGCCGCGGCAGGAATCCCATGTGTTGTAATCACAGACGACATTACAACAAAGAAAGACGACTTTGCCGCACTCAAAGAATCATCATTTGGATACATCATCATGAAGGCAGACTCCATGATTGGTGCACGCCGTGAATTCTTAGACCCGGTTGAGATGTCAGATTACAATGGAAACCTTGTAAAAGTTCTTACAATTACAGGCGCTTTCAGGAAACTCCAGCTTGCAATTGACGCAGTAATTGATCAGGTAAAGGCAGGCAAGAAAGGAGCAGAACTTGAGCTTCCAAAGATTGTTATGACATCAGACAAGGCTGTTGTAGATGAATTTTCAAACCCATACGCATATGCAAAGGCACGTGCAGCATACGAGATAGCACAGGCAGTAGCAGGCGTCAACGTCAAAGGCTGTTTCATGACAAAGGGACACGAGAACTATACGCCAATCGTTGCATCCGCACACGAGATGATGCGCTCTGCAATGCTTCTCTGTGAAGAAGCACGTGAGATTGAGAAGGGCTGTGATGGCGTAATCAGAAGACCACACAAGTCAGACGGTGAGATAGTAAAGAAGACAGAACTTATCTCAAAGCCCTGGTAA
- a CDS encoding Tfx family DNA-binding protein: protein MKESLLTERQKEVLRYRKQGYTQQQIADIIETSKANVCTIEKAAMENIKKAKETLDFLYTLDATHLCTIKAGSDFLDAAKEIFSAAEGQGIKVRYDTISLINRMRDSNPERFRARYIREDIDVYINEDGDIYFN, encoded by the coding sequence ATGAAAGAGAGTCTCCTAACTGAACGCCAGAAAGAAGTTCTTCGATACAGAAAACAGGGATATACACAGCAACAGATAGCAGACATCATAGAAACGTCAAAAGCCAATGTCTGCACAATAGAAAAAGCGGCGATGGAAAATATTAAAAAAGCCAAGGAAACGCTGGATTTTTTGTATACTCTTGATGCTACGCATCTTTGCACAATAAAGGCAGGTTCTGATTTTCTTGATGCCGCAAAAGAGATATTCAGCGCGGCTGAAGGTCAGGGGATTAAAGTCCGCTATGATACAATATCTCTGATTAATCGTATGCGCGATTCAAACCCTGAAAGATTCAGAGCGAGATACATAAGAGAAGACATTGATGTCTACATAAACGAAGACGGAGACATATATTTTAACTAA
- a CDS encoding 50S ribosomal protein L3, translated as MANISRPRRGSLAYSPRKRAKSQVPKYKSWPEYEGEPKLQGFAGYKAGMTHIVMVDDHKNSPSEGKDITVPVTIVEIPPMKVVAVRAYSADTYGRHAFSEVWAEGVEEALDERIAIPKKNNKEESIQRITEGIEKGLVTDIFALMYTQPAMLTGVPKKVPDLMEVRVAGGDMQARFDFATGLFGQEVDFDAVSDVGKYIDVTAVTTGKGTNGPVKRWGIQKQKSKHSRQGKLRHIGNLGPWTPHHVRWQVPQMGQMGYQQRTEFNKRVLKVGDSPEEINPAGGFVKYGLVRGKYIAIKGSVPGPIKRLIRLRPAIRNRDHVDRVPQVSYVSTMSKQG; from the coding sequence ATGGCCAACATATCCAGACCACGCAGAGGATCACTTGCATACAGCCCCCGCAAGCGTGCAAAAAGCCAGGTACCAAAGTACAAATCCTGGCCTGAGTACGAAGGGGAGCCAAAACTGCAGGGATTTGCCGGATACAAAGCGGGTATGACTCACATTGTTATGGTTGATGATCACAAAAACAGCCCGAGCGAGGGTAAAGACATCACAGTACCTGTAACAATTGTTGAAATTCCGCCAATGAAGGTAGTTGCAGTGCGTGCATACAGTGCAGACACATACGGAAGGCATGCATTCTCAGAAGTGTGGGCAGAAGGTGTCGAAGAAGCACTTGACGAGCGTATTGCTATTCCGAAGAAGAACAACAAAGAAGAAAGCATCCAAAGAATCACTGAAGGTATTGAAAAAGGACTGGTAACAGACATTTTTGCACTTATGTACACCCAGCCTGCAATGCTTACAGGTGTTCCAAAGAAAGTTCCTGACTTAATGGAAGTCAGAGTCGCAGGCGGCGATATGCAGGCACGCTTCGACTTTGCAACAGGTCTTTTTGGACAGGAAGTTGATTTTGATGCAGTTTCTGATGTCGGAAAGTACATTGACGTAACAGCTGTTACAACAGGTAAGGGAACAAATGGTCCTGTTAAACGCTGGGGAATTCAGAAACAGAAGAGCAAACATTCACGCCAGGGCAAACTGCGTCATATAGGAAACCTTGGTCCGTGGACACCTCACCATGTAAGATGGCAGGTACCACAGATGGGTCAGATGGGATACCAGCAGAGAACTGAGTTTAACAAGCGTGTCTTAAAAGTCGGAGACTCTCCAGAAGAGATTAATCCTGCAGGCGGTTTTGTAAAATACGGTCTTGTAAGAGGCAAATATATTGCAATCAAAGGATCAGTCCCCGGACCTATTAAGCGTCTGATAAGACTCCGCCCTGCAATCAGAAACAGAGATCATGTAGATCGTGTACCGCAAGTCAGCTATGTCAGCACAATGAGCAAACAGGGATGA
- the rpl4p gene encoding 50S ribosomal protein L4: MNTQIKSIDGKVAGDIELPAIFDEPYRPDLIKNAVLALQSTRYQRHGTNPHAGLKTSAESWGSGRGVAQVPRIKNGSRVARIPQAVGGRAAHPPKTETNLIRKINKQEKRKAIRSAIAATIMEELVLARGHKFEGTVPFVFDDSFEALEQTKEVVEALKQNGLYEDVVRARDSRKVRAGRGKLRGRRYKQRKSLLIVTGDRPLQCAKNLAGVDAVSVAELNAEHLAPGTQAGRLTVWTVSALNKLEELK; this comes from the coding sequence ATGAATACACAGATTAAGTCAATTGACGGCAAAGTTGCAGGCGATATCGAGCTTCCGGCAATATTTGATGAACCATACCGCCCGGACCTGATAAAGAATGCAGTACTGGCGCTTCAGAGCACCCGTTATCAGAGACATGGCACAAACCCTCATGCAGGTCTGAAAACATCTGCAGAATCATGGGGGAGCGGCCGCGGTGTTGCACAGGTGCCAAGGATTAAGAACGGTTCACGTGTAGCCCGTATCCCGCAGGCAGTCGGTGGTCGTGCGGCTCACCCGCCAAAAACAGAAACAAATCTTATCCGCAAGATAAACAAGCAGGAAAAGAGAAAGGCAATCAGGTCGGCAATCGCCGCAACCATAATGGAAGAGCTTGTTTTGGCACGCGGACACAAATTTGAAGGAACAGTTCCTTTTGTCTTTGATGACTCTTTTGAAGCACTTGAACAGACAAAGGAAGTTGTAGAAGCATTAAAACAAAACGGTCTTTACGAAGATGTCGTTCGTGCAAGAGACTCAAGAAAAGTTCGTGCAGGACGCGGAAAACTCCGTGGACGCCGTTACAAACAGAGAAAGAGTCTTTTAATCGTTACAGGCGACAGGCCTCTTCAGTGTGCAAAAAATCTTGCAGGTGTTGATGCAGTATCAGTTGCAGAGTTAAACGCCGAGCACTTAGCACCCGGAACACAGGCAGGACGCTTAACTGTATGGACTGTTTCTGCACTCAACAAACTGGAGGAGCTGAAATGA
- a CDS encoding 50S ribosomal protein L23 codes for MIIKYPYVSEKASRDLEFDGKLQFIIDLKASKEQVAKELERMFDKKVSNVQTLLTMKGKKKAIVTFEDEKAGEEILSRLGVM; via the coding sequence ATGATAATTAAATATCCGTATGTTTCAGAAAAAGCTTCAAGAGATCTTGAGTTTGACGGAAAGCTCCAGTTCATTATTGATTTGAAAGCTTCAAAAGAGCAGGTTGCAAAAGAACTAGAGAGAATGTTCGACAAAAAAGTGTCAAACGTTCAGACCCTCCTCACAATGAAGGGAAAGAAGAAGGCTATTGTCACATTTGAAGATGAAAAAGCCGGTGAAGAGATTCTCAGCAGACTTGGAGTAATGTAA
- a CDS encoding 50S ribosomal protein L2 gives MGKRIISQNRGRGGPVYRAPSHLYKASLKHPGYITETIRGEIIDIEHDPARHAPIAKVELESGKKIFMLVTEGMGVGEKVAWGPEAEVKNGNTLKMINIPIGAYVCNVEARPNDGGKFIRSSGVQSQIIGKSEDGRVGVKMPSGKHKWFHGDCRATVGIVAGGGRSEKPFVKAGKKYHKMKTQAAKWPRVKGVCMNVIDHPFGGGGHQHCGRPKTVSRGTSPGRKVGSIAAKRTGRK, from the coding sequence ATGGGAAAAAGAATAATATCACAAAACCGTGGTCGTGGAGGACCTGTATATCGTGCACCTTCGCATCTTTACAAGGCTTCACTAAAACACCCCGGATATATTACAGAAACAATCAGGGGAGAGATCATCGACATCGAGCATGATCCTGCAAGACATGCACCTATTGCAAAAGTCGAACTTGAGTCAGGCAAGAAAATTTTTATGCTTGTCACAGAAGGCATGGGTGTCGGCGAGAAGGTTGCATGGGGACCTGAAGCAGAAGTAAAGAACGGAAATACCTTAAAAATGATTAACATCCCGATTGGAGCATATGTCTGCAATGTAGAGGCAAGGCCAAATGATGGCGGCAAATTCATCCGTTCATCTGGTGTTCAGTCACAAATTATTGGTAAATCAGAAGACGGACGCGTAGGCGTAAAGATGCCAAGCGGTAAACACAAGTGGTTCCACGGCGACTGCCGTGCAACAGTCGGTATTGTAGCAGGCGGCGGAAGAAGCGAGAAGCCGTTTGTAAAAGCCGGTAAGAAATACCACAAGATGAAGACCCAGGCGGCAAAGTGGCCTCGCGTAAAAGGTGTCTGTATGAACGTTATCGACCATCCGTTCGGTGGCGGTGGACATCAGCACTGTGGACGCCCGAAGACTGTTTCACGCGGCACATCACCTGGAAGAAAGGTTGGTTCAATCGCTGCCAAGAGGACCGGAAGGAAATAA
- a CDS encoding 30S ribosomal protein S19: protein MAKKQQKRLPRRKEEFTYHGYKIEELQQMSLSELLPIMPSRTRRKFDRGLTEGHEKLLAEFREGKERIRTHERDMIILPEMVGKSVEIHNGKDFLKVEIQPEAVFMFLGEFALTRKRVSHGSAGIGATRSSKFVPLK, encoded by the coding sequence ATGGCAAAAAAACAGCAGAAGAGATTGCCGAGGCGAAAAGAAGAGTTCACCTATCACGGCTATAAAATTGAAGAACTTCAGCAGATGAGTCTGTCAGAGCTTCTCCCTATTATGCCTTCTAGAACCCGCCGCAAATTTGACCGCGGTTTAACAGAAGGACATGAGAAGCTTCTTGCTGAATTCAGGGAAGGCAAAGAGCGTATCAGGACACATGAGCGTGATATGATAATTTTGCCTGAAATGGTTGGAAAAAGCGTTGAGATTCACAACGGAAAGGACTTCTTAAAGGTCGAAATACAGCCTGAGGCAGTATTTATGTTTCTTGGAGAATTCGCACTGACTAGAAAACGTGTCAGCCATGGAAGTGCAGGTATCGGTGCAACAAGGTCCAGTAAATTCGTTCCACTGAAGTGA
- a CDS encoding 50S ribosomal protein L22, translated as MARTDYSLKMDGDKNARAKANELPCSPKHSIEIAKFIRGKNTKFAIAYLEDVVALKKAIPFKKFNRNVAHKRGLDKWDAGRYPVKASSEFLKLLHSVEKNAEYIGLDTDKLEITTVSANRGRRTRGVFPRAMGRATAKFAESVNVEIIVREVE; from the coding sequence ATGGCAAGAACTGATTATTCACTTAAGATGGACGGGGATAAAAATGCCCGTGCCAAAGCAAACGAACTTCCATGCTCTCCAAAACATTCAATTGAGATTGCAAAGTTCATAAGAGGCAAAAACACAAAGTTCGCAATCGCCTACTTAGAGGATGTCGTAGCCCTTAAAAAAGCAATTCCGTTCAAGAAGTTTAACAGAAATGTTGCACACAAACGCGGTCTTGACAAATGGGATGCAGGAAGATACCCTGTAAAGGCATCATCTGAATTCCTAAAGCTTCTTCACTCTGTTGAGAAAAATGCCGAGTATATTGGTCTTGATACCGATAAACTTGAAATTACAACAGTGTCTGCAAACAGAGGCAGAAGAACACGCGGTGTTTTCCCACGTGCAATGGGAAGGGCAACTGCAAAATTTGCAGAATCTGTAAATGTTGAAATTATAGTCAGAGAGGTGGAGTAA
- a CDS encoding 30S ribosomal protein S3: MAVERRFVEDGIRSARVEQYLTKELKRAGYGGMDIVRTPLGTQITIFAEKPGIVIGKGGKVVREITATLQHDFGIESPQIEVSQVENPAFNAQIMAERLANSLERGWYFRKAGTSILRRVMESGGLGCEVIMSGKLTGARSRVQKFTEGYIKHAGEPSETIVEHGYAIAIKKLGTIGCQVKIVPPGANLPDHFEVLEPVKAAPEERQAYDETAEDIPEDIIGKEIDAEMEAVEDVPEVEDF; this comes from the coding sequence ATGGCAGTAGAGAGAAGATTTGTTGAGGACGGCATCAGAAGTGCCCGCGTAGAGCAGTACCTCACAAAAGAGCTCAAGAGAGCCGGATACGGCGGAATGGATATTGTTCGAACTCCTCTTGGAACACAGATAACAATATTTGCAGAAAAGCCGGGAATTGTCATTGGAAAAGGCGGAAAAGTAGTCCGTGAGATTACAGCAACCCTTCAACACGACTTTGGCATTGAATCTCCGCAGATTGAAGTATCACAGGTAGAAAACCCTGCATTCAACGCACAGATTATGGCAGAGCGCCTTGCAAACTCACTTGAGCGCGGCTGGTATTTCAGAAAGGCAGGAACAAGCATCCTTCGCCGTGTAATGGAATCAGGCGGTCTTGGCTGTGAAGTTATAATGTCCGGAAAGCTTACAGGTGCACGTTCACGTGTTCAGAAGTTTACAGAAGGATATATCAAACATGCAGGTGAGCCAAGCGAGACAATCGTTGAGCACGGATATGCAATTGCAATTAAAAAGCTCGGCACAATCGGATGCCAGGTAAAAATAGTTCCTCCGGGAGCAAATCTTCCTGACCACTTTGAAGTGCTTGAGCCTGTAAAAGCCGCTCCTGAAGAAAGACAGGCATATGATGAGACTGCTGAGGATATCCCTGAAGACATCATCGGAAAAGAGATTGATGCAGAGATGGAAGCAGTAGAGGATGTACCTGAAGTGGAGGATTTCTGA
- the rpmC gene encoding 50S ribosomal protein L29, with the protein MAIFRSSEVAQFSDVELAEQLEKLELELIQDLGKVSAGGAHENPGRIREIKRTIARIKTEQNKRRNKA; encoded by the coding sequence ATGGCAATTTTCCGTTCATCAGAGGTAGCACAGTTCAGCGATGTCGAACTTGCAGAGCAGTTAGAGAAGCTTGAACTTGAACTCATTCAGGATTTGGGCAAGGTAAGCGCCGGCGGTGCACATGAAAATCCGGGACGTATCCGTGAAATCAAACGCACCATCGCACGTATCAAGACCGAACAGAACAAGCGGAGAAATAAGGCTTGA
- a CDS encoding ribonuclease P protein component 1, producing the protein MINPQNVCRHELIGLEAKVSHSSNPKQTGISGLIVDETKNMFVICSEGSLKKVQKKGAAFDLLLPDETLVRVDGSVLVMQPERRISMRIKNLR; encoded by the coding sequence TTGATCAACCCTCAGAATGTATGCAGGCATGAATTAATCGGATTGGAGGCGAAAGTCTCCCATTCATCCAATCCCAAACAGACTGGAATATCCGGTTTGATTGTTGATGAAACAAAAAACATGTTTGTGATATGTTCTGAAGGAAGCCTTAAGAAAGTGCAGAAAAAAGGCGCGGCATTTGACCTTCTGCTTCCAGATGAGACCCTTGTAAGGGTTGATGGATCAGTATTGGTTATGCAGCCTGAAAGAAGAATCAGCATGCGAATCAAAAATCTGAGGTAA
- a CDS encoding 30S ribosomal protein S17, with the protein MAKNIGLNVSIPEKECSDVNCPFHGTLPVRGQVITGKVVSDHMQGSVVVSRDYLHYVKKYKRYEKRSSKLHAHNPPCLGAKVGDTVKIAECRPISKTKTFVVVEVSEE; encoded by the coding sequence ATGGCTAAAAACATAGGGTTAAACGTCAGTATTCCTGAAAAGGAATGCAGTGACGTAAACTGTCCATTCCACGGCACTTTACCGGTACGCGGCCAGGTGATTACCGGTAAGGTCGTGAGTGACCATATGCAGGGATCTGTTGTAGTATCAAGAGATTACCTGCACTACGTGAAGAAGTACAAGCGTTACGAAAAACGCTCATCAAAGCTTCACGCACACAACCCCCCGTGTCTTGGCGCAAAGGTTGGCGACACTGTAAAAATTGCAGAGTGCAGACCAATCTCCAAGACAAAGACATTTGTTGTAGTGGAGGTGTCTGAGGAATGA
- a CDS encoding 50S ribosomal protein L14, with protein MRAKQSKTPRALSTGTRLTCADNTGARIVQVVSVDLYHGVRRRQPKLGLGDMATVSVKKGNPDMRRKLEKAVVIRQRKEIRRITGLRLTFEDNAMVITNERGEPKGTEIKGPVAREVAERFPKIGSMATIIV; from the coding sequence ATGAGAGCAAAACAGTCCAAAACTCCAAGGGCACTTTCAACCGGTACAAGACTTACTTGTGCAGACAACACCGGTGCACGTATTGTGCAGGTAGTATCTGTAGATCTCTACCATGGTGTAAGAAGACGTCAGCCAAAATTAGGTCTTGGCGACATGGCTACAGTCAGTGTCAAAAAGGGTAACCCTGATATGCGCCGCAAACTTGAAAAAGCGGTTGTTATCAGGCAGAGGAAAGAAATAAGAAGAATCACCGGTCTTCGTCTGACATTTGAGGATAATGCAATGGTTATTACAAATGAGAGGGGCGAGCCGAAGGGAACAGAGATTAAAGGACCTGTAGCCCGTGAAGTTGCAGAGCGTTTCCCAAAGATTGGCTCTATGGCAACAATCATCGTCTGA
- the rplX gene encoding 50S ribosomal protein L24 — MVRIASSQPRKQRKARYNAPLHMSGKFLGAPLSKELRTKYNRRSFRVVEGDTVKVLRGDNRGDEGVVDGVNTEKGTLLVHGVSVTKVDGTEVPRPVYASAVEIVKLNLKDKLREERLEGRK; from the coding sequence ATGGTAAGAATTGCAAGCAGTCAGCCAAGAAAGCAGCGCAAGGCACGCTACAATGCACCCCTTCACATGAGCGGAAAATTCCTGGGTGCACCTCTCTCAAAAGAGCTTCGCACAAAATATAACAGGCGTTCTTTCCGTGTAGTCGAGGGAGACACAGTAAAAGTGCTTCGCGGTGACAACAGAGGCGATGAAGGAGTTGTAGACGGAGTCAACACAGAGAAGGGAACACTTCTTGTCCACGGCGTTTCAGTAACAAAAGTTGACGGAACAGAAGTTCCAAGACCTGTTTATGCATCAGCCGTTGAGATTGTCAAGCTCAATCTTAAGGACAAACTTCGTGAGGAGAGGCTGGAGGGTAGGAAATAA